A segment of the Serratia fonticola genome:
TTGTCGCCTGACGTAGGCTTTCATCAGCAGCAAGTGCCGTCAACCTGCGCCATAACCACTCCATCGGCCCCTGAGCGAAGTAACGAAGCCATAAATTGGAAACCAGCAGATTAACCAGCCAGACCAGAGGCACGATTGCCAGAAGTTGCAGGCGATCGAGTTGCTGATACAGCCCAAAGCGATAAAACAACGTCGTGCAAATCAGGGTCTGCAACAGGTAATTGCTTAACGCCATGCGCCCAACCTGGGTCAACCAGTGGCTGATACGCAGGCGCGAGAGCGTTGGCCAGAAACCATAAACCAGGGCCAGATAGCCTATTGCCTGTAACGGAGAACCTAACTCACGCGGTACCTGCAGCAGAAAACCACTCCAGCGGTAATCCCAATTCAGCCGCCACTGCAGCATCACCCCTGGCAACTGGATCAGTAATGAAAGCGGTATCAGCCAGGCGGCCTGACGCAAATAGTGGGAAGGTGGATATCTATTACGCAGCCACCCGCTGCGCATCATGCCCGCCCCAAACAGCATCAACCCAGCCAGTTGCCAACCATATTGCGCCCCAATCGCCAGCAGGCTGGAGGAGAGCAGATCCAGTCTGCTACGCCAGGCTTCAAAGCCCCCCTGCAGCTTCCAGAATTTTTCATACTGTAATTCTGCCACGCCAGGCAGCCAGAAACTCCCAGGCTCCCCCTGAGACATAAAGCCCAGTAGTAACAACACCGCGATACCTATCAGATACAGCACCGCACCGGTTTTCAGTAACGTATAGGTATTTTGCGCATCACGGATCATGCGCCAACACACCAGGCCGATCAGCCCATAGGCCAGCAGGATATCGCCATCCCACATAAAGATGGCATGCCCCAGCCCAAACAGCACCAACCACGATAGCCGGGCGCGAACCCAGCTTTTACCCCGCCGCAGCAATAACTGCAAACCGGCACCGA
Coding sequences within it:
- the yeiB gene encoding DUF418 domain-containing protein YeiB, producing MNPSETAPLPRIATLDCVRGIAILGILLLNISAFGLPKAAYLNPAYLGTPSERDAWTWAILDLLAQVKFLAMFALLFGAGLQLLLRRGKSWVRARLSWLVLFGLGHAIFMWDGDILLAYGLIGLVCWRMIRDAQNTYTLLKTGAVLYLIGIAVLLLLGFMSQGEPGSFWLPGVAELQYEKFWKLQGGFEAWRSRLDLLSSSLLAIGAQYGWQLAGLMLFGAGMMRSGWLRNRYPPSHYLRQAAWLIPLSLLIQLPGVMLQWRLNWDYRWSGFLLQVPRELGSPLQAIGYLALVYGFWPTLSRLRISHWLTQVGRMALSNYLLQTLICTTLFYRFGLYQQLDRLQLLAIVPLVWLVNLLVSNLWLRYFAQGPMEWLWRRLTALAADESLRQATK